Proteins encoded in a region of the Fusarium keratoplasticum isolate Fu6.1 chromosome 13, whole genome shotgun sequence genome:
- a CDS encoding Amidohydro-rel domain-containing protein, translated as MQAHLSSSQEKKPYSRLILKGGTVLLHDAGDHVRAVQKDILIENNRISKICSIIDDSADADIINCHMKIVSPGFVDTHHHLWQTQLKGRHGDEVLLEYMASGNLQSSNYTKEDIYWGQLGGCLEAINAGSTTVVDHSHINCFPGAASTAISATVSSGLRSIYGYCPTPRVASWSPFALAEDVLAPWVMENLEDLAQRAPFGHGRVTMGLAFDQWFLPPSVIQDVFQRAKEAGIKLATTHAIRNAQIGMTDLVELVKGLGLLDSGMLFSHANGLSAGSIQAIADAGAHISSTPSAEMQMAAGYPVCLDDDLPHAQKQSSLGIDCHSNQASSIVYEMRLALQASRARRNQKSIDQGKAPRHTSSTVEDAFNLGTIQGARAIGMEDKIGSIAEGKLADLVIFDANTPEMLCAAEQDPVAAIVLHSSVGNVEMVIVDGIVRKRGKLLDVVVDEEMKSTVAGKNSLQWTEVANAMRRSRKELLEREAEDQDLDEVKRGVIRSFYVDESKLVG; from the exons ATGCAAGCCCATCTATCTTCAAGTCAGGAAAAGAAGCCATATTCACGGCTCATCTTGAAAGGAGGCACTGTACTCTTGCATGATGCCGGTGACCATGTCCGGGCAGTGCAAAAAGACATTCTCATTGAGAATAATCGAATTTCCAAAATATGTTCAATCATTGATGACTCCGCTGatgccgacatcatcaactgTCACATGAAGATTGTCTCTCCTGGATTCGTCGATACGCACCACCATCTTTGGCAAACCCAGCTAAAGGGGAGGCATGGCGACGAAGTCTTGCTTGAGTACATGGCTTCAGGAAACTTACAGTCTTCTAACTATACCAAAGAAGATATATACTGGGGCCAGCTTGGGGGCTGCCTCGAGGCAATCAATGCCGGAAGCACAACTGTCGTTGATCATTCGCACATCAACTGTTTTCCTGGTGCTG CATCAACGGCTATCTCAGCTACTGTGTCCTCTGGGTTGCGTTCCATTTATGGATACTGTCCAACTCCTAGAGTCGCTTCCTGGTCGCCGTTTGCACTTGCTGAAGACGTTCTCGCCCCCTGGGTTATGGAGAACCTGGAGGATCTGGCCCAGAGAGCACCTTTTGGTCATGGCCGCGTTACCATGGGACTGGCGTTTGACCAGTGGTTTTTGCCACCATCTGTCATCCAAGACGTCTTCCAACGCGCCAAGGAAGCCGGTATTAAGCTGGCAACCACTCACGCGATCCGCAATGCGCAGATTGGGATGACTGACCTTGTTGAGCTGGTCAAGGGACTCGGACTACTTGATTCTGGCATGTTGTTCAGTCATGCCAATGGCTTGTCTGCGGGAAGCATTCAAGCCATAGCAGATGCCGGAGCGCACATCAGTAGTACCCCTTCAGCCGAGATGCAGATGGCTGCCGGGTATCCGGTATGCCTCGATGACGACCTTCCCCACGCACAGAAGCAGTCAAGTTTGGGCATTGACTGCCATAGCAACCAAGCCTCAAGCATTGTCTACGAAATGAGATTGGCCTTGCAGGCATCAAGAGCGAGGCGCAACCAGAAGAGTATTGATCAAGGAAAGGCTCCCAGACACACCTCGAGTACCGTGGAAGACGCTTTCAATCTGGGAACGATTCAGGGCGCCAGAGCGATTGGGATGGAGGATAAGATTGGCAGCATCGCAGAGGGCAAGTTGGCTGATTTGGTCATCTTTGACGCCAATACCCCTGAAATGCTGTGTGCGGCCGAGCAAGATCCGGTAGCGGCAATCGTTTTGCACAGTAGCGTCGGCAATGTAGAAATGGTCATTGTGGATGGCATCGTAAGAAAACGGGGCAAGCTACTGGATGTGGTAGTAGACGAGGAAATGAAGTCTACTGTTGCAGGGAAGAACTCTCTGCAGTGGACCGAGGTTGCCAATGCAatgaggaggtcgagaaaggagctgctggagcgcgaggctgaggaccaggatcttgatgaggttAAACGGGGGGTGATCCGCAGCTTCTACGTTGACGAGTCTAAGCTGGTGGGTTGA
- a CDS encoding NmrA domain-containing protein, with the protein MARIITVFGATGNQGGSVIDHILADNALSKDFRIRGITRDPAKPASQKLAERGVELATADMNSKDSLVKALSGSHTVFLVTNYWESMNADTEITQGKNVADAAKEVGVSHIIFSSLLNVTEVTGGRLTHVPHFDGKAKIEQYIRSTGVPSTFVLPGYFMSNYIQMLRREEDGSYTLAYPVGDKAKFPLFDAASDTGKFVKPALKDPQSFKGKHILAATDYYTPERVLSEFEEVTGKKTKYVQVSAEQYKSFLPAAMAEEMLENHLFVEEPGYYNGASLEESLSVLEDKPTTWKEFITKSGAF; encoded by the exons ATGGCCAGGATCATCACCGTCTTTGGAGCAACCGGAAACCAGGGTGGATCGGTCATCGACCACATCTTGGCCGATAACGCCCTTTCCAAAGACTTCCGCATTCGGGGCATCACCAGAGACCCAGCCAAGCCTGCCTCTCAGAAGCTTGCCGAGAGAGGAGTCGAGTTGGCAACG GCCGACATGAACTCCAAGGACTCCCTCGTCAAGGCCTTGTCTGGATCGCACACCGTTTTTCTTGTTACCAACTACTGGGAGTCGATGAATGCGGACACGGAGATCACCCAAGGCAAGAATGTGGCTGATGCAGCCAAGGAGGTCGGCGTCTCGCACATcatcttttcttctctcctcaacGTCACCGAGGTGACTGGAGGACGGTTGACGCATGTCCCTCACTTTGACGGCAAGGCAAAGATTGAGCAGTACATTCGATCGACCGGCGTCCCCTCGACATTTGTTCTCCCTGGATACTTCATGTCAAACTATATCCAGATGCTCCGtagggaggaggatgggtCGTACACTCTGGCTTACCCAGttggcgacaaggccaagttcccGCTCTTCGATGCGGCCTCTGACACGG GCAAATTCGTCAAGCCCGCGCTCAAAGACCCCCAGTCGTTCAAAGGAAAGcacatcctcgccgccaCCGACTACTACACCCCCGAGAGAGTTCTGtccgagtttgaggaggTCACTGGTAAGAAGACCAAGTATGTACAGGTTTCGGCAGAGCAGTACAAGTCGTTTTTGCCCGCggccatggccgaggagatgctGGAGAATCACTTGTTTGTTGAGGAGCCTGGCTACTACAATGGAGCTTCCCTGGAGGAGAGTTTGAGCGTGCTCGAGGATAAGCCGACCACGTGGAAGGAGTTCATCACCAAGAGCGGCGCCTTTTAA
- a CDS encoding NmrA domain-containing protein, with the protein MAVIAVAGGTGSIGRSIVEAVVEAGNFEVIVLSRKADPELERLLGARILAIDYSDTASLTRLFEDENVDTVLSALSVSTPLEYESNLIQAADKSKVTRRFIPSGFGAKYGPEQKFFALAAPKIAAEEALEKTQLQWAIICNGFFLDYWGMPKVKSYLGPSVLVLDLPAKKAAIPGLGDTPVVFTYSGDVAKFTAAILTLDKWEKASYVIGDKVTWNEFVATAEEVLAEKIDTVHDSVELLKSGQITELPSQVPAYALLPKEAFQGMCATFGLFFEQGLLDFQQETAVNRLFPDIKTESVKDMLELGWKN; encoded by the exons ATGGCGGTCATCGCAGTCGCGGGCGGCACCGGCAGCATCGGCCGATCAATTGTGGAAGCAGTTGTTGAAGCCGGGAACTTTGAAGTCATCGTTCTCAGTCGAAAG GCCGATCCAGAGCTGGAAAGATTATTGGGTGCACGCATCCTGGCCATCGATTACTCCGACACCGCATCTCTCACCAGGCTGTTTGAAGACGAAAATGTCGATACGGTGCTTTCAGCGCTGAGCGTCTCGACGCCCCTTGAATACGAGAGCAACTTAATCCAAGCTGCTGACAAGTCCAAAGTTACCCGCAGGTTCATCCCGAGTGGCTTTGGCGCCAAGTATGGACCTGA ACAGAAGTTCTTCGCCTTGGCTGCACCAAAAATCGCGGCCGAAGAAGCCCTCGAGAAAACACAGCTCCAATGggccatcatctgcaacggcttcttcctcgatTACTGGGGTATGCCTAAGGTGAAGTCCTACCTGGGCCCTTCGGTCCTGGTACTTGATCtgccagccaagaaggctgccattCCAGGCTTGGGTGACACTCCAGTTGTATTCACATACTCTGGTGATGTTGCTAAGTTTACAGCCGCCATTCTTACCCTTGATAAGTGGGAGAAGGCATCGTATGTGATTGGAGACAAGGTTACTTGGAACGAGTTTGTCGCTACTGCTGAGGAAGTTCTTG CCGAGAAAATCGACACTGTCCATGATTCAGTCGAACTGCTCAAGTCTGGTCAAATCACCGAGCTTCCAAGCCAGGTACCAGCTTATGCATTATTGCCCAAGgaagccttccaaggcaTGTGTGCCACTTTCGGGCTCTTCTTTGAACAGGGACTCCTGGACTTTCAGCAAGAGACGGCTGTTAATCGCCTGTTCCCAGACATCAAGACAGAATCTGTCAAGGACATGCTGGAGCTTGGTTGGAAGAATTAG
- a CDS encoding PepX-C domain-containing protein: MSSTTENLKLQFPDLEWQKLPDPKHHQAYVYHGFMPEKTTIKKGHMRAPGRRPFLSDTIYERDVGIPLRDGVILYADIFRPVESDHQHKVPAILPWSPCGKTGTGTEQYESLAPFRAGLRLDQTSGYDKFQGPDPADWGQQEAEDIYNAIDWASKQAWSNGCIDMAGTSWLAISQINFASRLAHPALKALAPWESRNDIYRDTLARGGKKHNPALHKFLLAGFAGPNTVENMPAMLPKHPLYDEYWASKYIHTENITVPMSVVASYSSQLHSRGAFHTFWTAKSA; the protein is encoded by the exons atgtcttcaaccaCGGAGAACCTGAAGCTCCAATTCCCGGATCTGGAATGGCAGAAGCTGCCTGACCCCAAACACCACCAAGCATACGTCTACCATGGCTTCATGCCCGAAAAGACAACCATCAAGAAGGGTCACATGCGCGCTCCTGGGCGTCGGCCATTTCTTTCAGATACCATATATGAGAGAGACGTAGGCATTCCTCTGCGCGATGGCGTCATCCTCTACGCTGATATTTTCCGACCTGTCGAGTCGGATCATCAGCACAAAGTGCCTGCCATTCTTCCATGGAGCCCTTGTGGAAAGACTGGAACTGGCACAGAGCAATACGAGAGCCTCGCGCCCTTCCGTGCCGGCCTACGGCTGGATCAGACGTCCGGATACGACAAGTTTCAAGGCCCCGACCCTGCCGACTGG GGCCAGCAAGAGGCTGAAGACATCTACAATGCGATTGACTGGGCCTCGAAGCAGGCGTGGTCTAATGGATGCATCGACATGGCTGGTACATCATGGCTGGCCATCTCTCAGATAAACTTTGCGTCCCGCCTGGCGCATCCGGCCCTCAAGGCCCTGGCGCCCTGGGAGTCCCGTAACGACATCTACAGGGACACTCTGGCACGCGGGGGCAAGAAGCATAACCCGGCTCTTCACAAGTTTCTCTTGGCTGGCTTTGCCGGCCCAAATACGGTTGAGAACATGCCGGCGATGCTTCCAAAGCATCCCCTGTACGACGAATACTGGGCCAGCAAATACATCCACACCGAGAACATCACGGTGCCGATGTCCGTCGTCGCCTCCTACTCCTCTCAGCTTCATAGTCGCGGCGCCTTTCATACATTCTGGACTGCAAAGTCTGCCTAG
- a CDS encoding Aldehyde reductase II — MSPTLENLKPSQIAIPAGELIAVSGANGFMGSHICDQLLHLGYRVRGIVRNKERGAWLVNYFEEKYGPEVFELAQVPDMTVPRSCDDAVSDTFNDQVMALAYSKNLPGGVVGGHTVYAAGKTKAEQELWRWYGETSPEFALNVVIPSPCFGQSLCPAQQGYSAANRVLKMLWDGDDSDDVANAFTAQWFCEVKNVSTLHVGALLLSDVKSERLFAYAARFTINDILSIFRNTSPGKKFRNDVADTKPDRTEVPNKRSGEVLRLISVPRWATLKECLEGLVKQWSGMSD, encoded by the exons ATGTCGCCGACTCTTGAAAACCTCAAGCCATCTCAAATCGCTATCCCGGCTGGAGAGCTCATTGCAGTCTCTGGCGCCAATGGCTTTATGGGAAGCCACATCTGCGATCAGTTGCTCCATCTGGGCTACCGAGTGCGTGGGATCGTGCGTAACAAGGAACGAGGCGCATGGCTAGTCAACTACTTTGAAGAGAAATACGGCCCTGAGGTGTTCGAGCTCGCTCAAGTTCCAGACATGACGGTGCCTAGAAGTTGCGACGACGCCGTATCTG ACACATTTAATGACCAAGTGATGGCTCTTGCCTATTCCAAGAATCTCCCAGGGGGGGTTGTTGGAGGGCACACTGTCTATGCTGCTGGAAAAACCAAGGCTGAACAAGAGCTCTGGAGGTGGTACGGTGAAACAAGCCCCGAGTTTGCTTTGAATGTCG TTATTCCGAGTCCTTGTTTCGGCCAATCCTTGTGTCCGGCACAGCAAGGCTATTCTGCAGCAAACCGAGTGTTGAAAATGCTTTGGGATGGCGATGACTCTGACGATGTTGCCAACGCTTTTACAGCCC AGTGGTTCTGCGAGGTCAAGAATGTGTCCACGTTACATGTGGGTGCACTTTTACTCTCTGATGTCAAGTCCGAGAGGCTCTTTGCGTACGCGGCGAGGTTCACAATTAACGACATCTTGAGCATCTTCCGAAACACGTCCCCAGGGAAAAAGTTCCGAAACGATGTTGCTGACACAAAGCCTGATCGGACAGAGGTGCCGAACAAGAGATCTGGTGAGGTTTTGCGACTGATCAGTGTGCCACGCTGGGCTACGTTGAAAGAATGCCTGGAGGGTCTCGTCAAGCAATGGAGTGGCATGTCTGATTGA
- a CDS encoding NmrA domain-containing protein, with protein MSVAIAGGFGGLGRAIVEAVLAQGKHGVVILTRKARENPFPAARVEVVDYSNVNGLTSVLEKNAVHTVISVVNNITGDNSSEVNLINAAKMSKVTKRFIPSYFGARYSPEQYESFPPAMAKKEAQAHLVSSGLEWTTVYNGYFLDYFGTPKVKSYVDDIGLFIDMAANAAVIPGSGKIPVVFTHTFDVAKFVAAALDLPKWTEESYIIGDKLTWEEMVKVAQEVKGVKFHVTYDSVEKLQSGKTTELPCHRKFYHLYPREQLQFISSAFGLNCERGQANFAPEHTLNEEFPGIKAKTVREVMTEGWGTQ; from the exons ATGTCTGTAGCCATCGCCGGAGGGTTTGGTGGCCTGGGCCGTGCCATTGTCGAGGCTGTACTTGCTCAAGGCAAGCACGGCGTTGTTATTCTAACAAGAAAG GCGCGAGAAAACCCGTTCCCGGCCGCCCGGGTCGAGGTTGTGGACTACTCAAACGTTAACGGGCTCACCTCAGTACTGGAGAAGAATGCCGTGCACACAGTGATCTCGGTTGTCAACAATATCACTGGTGACAACAGCTCCGAGGTCAACCTGATAAACGCTGCCAAGATGTCCAAAGTGACCAAGCGTTTCATCCCCAGCTATTTTGGCGCCCGTTACTCCCCAGA GCAATATGAATCTTTCCCGCCAGCAATGGCTAAGAAGGAAGCACAGGCCCACCTAGTCTCGTCAGGCCTTGAATGGACAACGGTGTACAACGGGTACTTTCTAGACTACTTCGGGACCCCAAAGGTCAAATCTTATGTTGACGACATTGGCTTATTTATTGACATGgccgccaacgccgccgTGATCCCTGGATCCGGCAAGATTCCAGTCGTTTTCACGCACACTTTTGATGTTGCCAAGTTCGTAGCGGCCGCGCTCGACCTACCCAAGTGGACCGAGGAGTCCTATATTATCGGAGACAAACTCACTTGGGAAGAGATGGTCAAGGTTGCACAGGAAGTCAAGG GCGTCAAGTTCCACGTCACCTATGACTCTGTCGAAAAGTTGCAGTCGGGAAAAACGACAGAACTACCGTGTCACCGGAAGTTTTATCATCTCTACCCGCGAGAGCAACTACagttcatctcatctgcctTTGGTCTGAACTGCGAGAGAGGTCAGGCCAACTTTGCTCCTGAGCATACACTGAATGAAGAATTCCCCggcatcaaagccaagacgGTAAGAGAGGTCATGACTGAAGGATGGGGGACCCAGTGA
- a CDS encoding Fungal-trans domain-containing protein, with protein sequence MEGSRVTACDLCRLRKTRCNRPSPCSHCRQLGQECTFTGAGQKPKEPGQRIQISRRYERKIDQVENRLEAMEALLAEIRSSISRPPQQRSLSLSATPVPASSEAPRTIGHQEDMLLAVDGPSSLMAQIAMAKHLAENTIRPGHSGPSDSRMSEAIRSLGQVVDSNASQAPPETPASSREIPLPLVGAIREGLRILQDKSHASFPILRGLMSVDSFSKLCRDVVFSVDGYCESDFTVIVGGLYYLFNDCVLNADNASQTEQYLYNMRLCREALYSSLVTASALLPACMQSVRALVLGSSHAIETSKPWVAWRLIGFAAHLCLALGYHDGSSMLRDDEETKKSKIHLFWLVYAAEKGLALRLGRPSIIRDGDITVTDDLHVLSFPDLWPEILDFWVENARIQGQIYGLLYSDAAVSDPQNDISVSAELLLDKMKAIGSRTPYLFGARSSTPGRPRMEEMLALSDRVAYFTTITLICRAKTARSPSFDITPECLTYARAALEAHEQCCQMTQDHQSLKSMYLNWRILNMPFSPFVVLFSSILHTLDQEDLARLQMFAASLEGLTSLSSLAQSLYRVSRALYDLASLHVEGEIDPSSLPESWTSISEMMGFPGSVSTPPLAEQGRLAEISGLEAPIGSGLDEWVFGSTDFLGLM encoded by the exons ATGGAAGGATCCCGGGTAACGGCA TGTGATTTGTGTCGACTGCGAAAG ACTCGGTGTAATAGACCGAGCCCATGTTCTCATTGCCGCCAGCTGGGGCAAGAATGTACTTTCACCGGGGCTGGACAAAAGCCCAAAGAGCCTGGACAAAGGATACAAATCTCCAGACGATA TGAACGAAAGATCGACCAGGTTGAGAACCGTTTAGAGGCTATGGAAGCCTTACTTGCTGAGATCAGATCCTCAAtatctcggcctcctcaacaacgTAGCCTTTCCTTGTCTGCTACCCCTGTCCCCGCTTCGAGTGAAGCTCCCCGCACCATAGGCCACCAAGAGGATATGCTCTTGGCAGTTGATGGGCCATCCTCGCTCATGGCCCAAAttgccatggccaagcaTCTTGCGGAGAACACGATTCGACCCGGCCATTCGGGCCCATCAGACTCACGCATGTCGGAAGCCATTAGGTCCTTGGGCCAAGTTGTGGATTCTAACGCTTCACAAGCTCCTCCCGAAACGCCGGCAAGCTCCAGGGAGATACCATTACCACTCGTAGGTGCCATCAGAGAGGGCCTGAGAATTCTCCAAG ATAAGTCGCATGCAAGTTTCCCTATTCTACGCGGCTTGATGAGCGTAGATTCCTTCAGCAAGCTCTGTCGAGATGTTGTTTTCAGTGTAGACGGCTATTGCGAGAGCGATTTTACCGTTATCGTTGGTGGTCTGTACTATTTGTTCAATGACTGCGTTCTCAATGCGGACAATGCAAGTCAAACAGAACAATATCTCTACAATATGAGACTTTGCAGAGAGGCTCTCTATTCCTCTCTAGTCACAGCGAGCGCCCTGTTACCTGCATGCATGCAGAGTGTGCGAGCTCTCGTTCTGGGT TCAAGCCATGCTATAGAGACATCTAAACCCTGGGTTGCATGGCGACTGATTGGCTTTGCCGCGCATCTCTGTCTTGCTCTGGGCTACCATGACGGCTCTTCTATGCTCAGAGACGAtgaagagaccaagaagagcaagatTCACCTGTTTTGGCTTGTCTACGCCGCCGAAAAAGGCCTTGCCTTGCGTCTTGGCAGGCCGTCCATCATTCGAGATGGAGACATCACTGTCACTGACGATCTGCATGTTCTTTCCTTTCCGGACCTGTGGCCCGAGATACTTGATTTCTGGGTTGAGAATGCAAGAATCCAGGGCCAGATATACGGGCTTCTTTATAGCGATGCGGCGGTCTCCGATCCGCAGAACGATATATCAGTCTCGGCGGAACTACTCCTCGATAAGATGAAGGCCATTGGATCTCGTACACCATAT TTGTTTGGAGCACGAAGTTCAACGCCCGGAAGACCGCGCATGGAAGAGATGCTGGCATTATCTGACCGAGTAGCCTATTTTACTACTATAACACTCATCTGCCGAGCGAAAACCGCAAGGTCACCGTCCTTTGACATCACTCCGGAGTGTCTGACTTACGCCAGGGCTGCGTTGGAAGCCCATGAGCAGTGCTGTCAGATGACACAAGATCACCAAAGTCTCAAATCCATGTACCTCAATTG GAGGATCCTCAATATGCCATTCTCGCCTTTCGTCGTCTTATTCAGCAGCATTCTTCATACGCTCGATCAAGAGGACCTTGCTCGGCTTCAGATGTTTGCCGCGTCCTTGGAAGGGTTGACTAGCCTATCATCTTTGGCTCAAAGCTTATATCGAGTTTCCCGAGCGCTGTATGACCTCGCATCTCTACATGTGGAGGGTGAGATAGATCCTAGCTCTCTGCCAGAGTCTTGGACATCCATCAGTGAGATGATGGGGTTCCCCGGATCCGTTTCTACTCCTCCGCTAGCGGAACAGGGTAGACTAGCCGAGATATCTGGATTAGAGGCTCCTATAGGTTCTGGATTGGACGAATGGGTGTTCGGGTCTACAGATTTTCTAGGGTTAATGTAA
- a CDS encoding Hemerythrin domain-containing protein codes for MSLTRTLLLTPLRAAIRPQHLRAAQFPLRIHIAAMSSVSDAVIKDHRELEQYYNEVINSADRDHQQRFGNQFVWELARHSIGEELVVYPAMEKYMGTKGKEMADHDRQEHHRVKELLKMFQGMSPQDSNYVPKLKEIWTLLSKHIEEEEGEDLPALEQALKAEDGQSESMSSSFSRTKMFVPTRSHPSAGENPPFETVMGLMAAPMDRLADMFRKFPDQSKV; via the exons ATGTCGTTGACCCGTACTCTTTTGTTGACTCCGCTTAGAGCCGCTATTCGGCCTCAGCATTTACGTGCCGCACAATTCCCTCTTCGGATCCATATCGCAGCCATGTCCTCAGTTTCAGATGCTGTAATCAAAGATCATCGCGAGCTTGAGCAGTATTACAATGAGGTGATCAACTCGGCCGACCGCGACCACCAGCAGCGGTTCGGCAACCAATTTGTCTGGGAACTTGCTCGTCACTCAATCGGTGAGGAGCTTGTCGTCTACCCTGCCATGGAAAAGTACATGGGCACCAAGGGAAAGGAGATGGCCGACCATGATCGCCAGGAGCATCACCGA GTCAAGGAGCTTTTAAAGATGTTTCAAGGAATGAGTCCCCAGGATTCAAACTATGTTCCGAAGCTCAAAGAGATCTGGACTCTTCTCTCCAAGCacatcgaggaggaggaaggtgAAGACCTACCAGCGCTGGAACAAgcgctcaaggccgaggatggGCAGTCCGAGTCCATGTCAAGCAGCTTCAGCCGCACAAAGATGTTTGTGCCAACGCGCAGCCATCCCAGCGCGGGAGAGAATCCGCCATTCGAGACTGTGATGGGTCTGATGGCGGCACCCATGGACCGGCTTGCCGACATGTTCCGGAAGTTCCCAGATCAGAGCAAGGTTTGA
- a CDS encoding putative n-ethylammeline chlorohydrolase protein, translated as MSRLIIYNASILTLDDHDTFYYPGTVEIEGQFISKVYAGNPVQSLRDDPSITFLDGTDKLVMPGLVDLHFHTSVAKGFGDELPLKEYLDQVWYPSVRALTKERAFTGAMHSYCCAIKSGTTTVNDMYRFLDSLADAASKIGIRAVLSNEVALAEHQLDSIDDNEASFESNNGRESDRIKVWMGHEWMCTSNLQLMEQVGQMKKRLGTGLHIHLSESVQEVADVRAKFGKSPIEIAYETGCLGPDTVAAHCVHLTDRDISLLAETGTSVSYDPGSNAKLGNGIARLQDLLAAGVNVGMGIDAFECENSPDMFEQMKFGSLIQRALHKNASLAKPHDILRIATRNGAKALGIHAGIIEPGRKADVIVLDLTKNQMFTPLLQDPAKRKTMLESHLVFGCNGSAVQHSIIDGVLVMKDFNVLAVDEQSLRKEMDTMFEGIAEEMKKLVLKPREVFN; from the exons ATGTCACGTCTCATCATCTACAACGCTTCAATCCTCACGCTTGATGATCATGATACGTTTTACTATCCCGGGACTGTTGAGATTGAAGGCCAGTTCATCTCAAAGGTCTATGCTGGCAACCCTGTGCAGTCACTGCGAGATGATCCCTCGATCACATTTCTCGATGGCACTGACAAACTGGTCATGCCTGGCCTGGTCGATCTGCACTTCCATACTTCGGTCGCAAAG GGATTTGGGGACGAGCTTCCATTGAAAGAATATCTTGACCAAGTCTGGTACCCCAGCGTACGAGCCTTGACCAAAGAACGAGCATTCACCGGCGCGATGCATTCGTATTGCTGCGCCATCAAGTCCGGGACCACAACCGTCAACGACATGTACCGCTTTCTTGACTCACTCGCCGATGCAGCGAGCAAGATCGGCATCCGCGCAGTCCTGAGTAACGAAGTGGCCCTTGCCGAACACCAGCTCGACTCGATTGACGACAATGAGGCATCATTCGAGTCGAATAATGGGAGAGAGTCAGATCGCATCAAGGTCTGGATGGGTCACGAATGGATGTGCACGTCAAACCTGCAGCTCATGGAGCAAGTCGGtcagatgaagaagagactgGGCACCGGTCTCCATATCCATCTCTCCGAGTCAGTACAGGAGGTTGCTGATGTCCGAGCAAAGTTTGGAAAATCGCCTATTGAGATCGCGTACGAGACTGGCTGCTTAGGTCCGGATACGGTGGCTGCTCACTGCGTGCATCTGACAGATCGTGACATCTCATTGCTTGCAGAAACGGGTACTTCCGTTTCGTACGATCCGGGCTCCAATGCAAAGCTCGGAAACGGCATCGCCCGCCTCCAAGATCTGCTTGCTGCGGGTGTCAACGTCGGTATGGGCATCGACGCTTTTGAATGTGAGAACAGCCCAGATATGTTTGAGCAGATGAAGTTTGGCTCGCTGATTCAACGCGCCCTCCATAAGAATGCTTCCTTGGCGAAGCCGCACGACATCTTGCGCATCGCAACGAGGAATGGTGCCAAAGCTCTCGGTATCCACGCCGGAATCATCGAGCCAGGCAGGAAAGCGGACGTTATCGTGCTTGATCTCACCAAGAACCAGATGTTTACCCCCCTACTTCAAGACCCTGCTAAGCGGAAAACAATGCTAGAGAGTCATCTGGTCTTTGGATGCAACGGCTCTGCTGTTCAGCATTCCATCATAGATGGAGTATTGGTCATGAAAGACTTCAACGTATTGGCTGTGGACGAACAGTCTTTGCGTAAAGAGATGGACACCATGTTTGAGGGGATTGCTGAGGAAATGAAGAAGCTCGTTTTGAAGCCCCGTGAGGTGTTCAACTAG
- a CDS encoding PepX-C domain-containing protein, whose translation MVGDLQRYFDRYLKGIDNGWEKDTPRVRLSLLGFEVSGGISSTIRERPEPEWPLSRQQLRRLYLDVSTMSLQEQHVGTESSVSYAANDMYASSDFTVYFDKYTKIAGYAKVCLWMSCEDLDDLDVAVQIHIPNVNTAKYLGPQGFLRASHSITKDDTLSSEQEIFYRHDRRKLIVPGSIVRLEITLWPMGMTFETGEGIMLRVAGHDMCLPETDRIKGASANNENIGDHKTYAGGKYQSYLVLPVV comes from the exons ATGGTTGGAGATCTTCAGAGGTACTTTGATCGGTATCTCAAGGGCATCGACAATGGTTGGGAGAAGGACACCCCTCGTGTACGACTTTCTCTCTTGGGGTTTGAAGTGAGCGGCGGCATCTCATCGACGATCCGCGAAAGACCGGAACCGGAATGGCCCTTGTCCCGACAACAGTTGAGACGACTCTACCTCGACGTATCAACCATGTCATTGCAGGAGCAGCATGTGGGAACAGAATCCTCCGTGTCCTACGCAGCCAACGACATGTATGCTAGCTCG GACTTTACTGTTTATTTCGACAAGTACACCAAAATAGCGGGCTATGCGAAAGTATGCCTTTGGATGTCCTGCGAAGACCTCGACGATCTCGACGTTGCCGTCCAGATCC ATATTCCAAATGTCAACACAGCAAAATACTTGGGTCCACAGGGTTTCCTACGAGCCTCgcacagcatcaccaaggacgacaCTCTCTCTAGTGAGCAGGAAATCTTCTACCGACACGATCGGCGAAAATTGATTGTCCCAGGGTCCATCGTAAGATTGGAAATCACCTTGTGGCCCATGGGGATGACCTTTGAAACTGGTGAAGGCATCATGCTACGTGTGGCGGGTCATGACATGTGTCTTCCCGAGACGGATCGTATCAAGGGGGCATCAGCGAATAATGAGAATATAGGGGACCACAAGACTTATGCGGGCGGAAAATATCAATCGTACTTGGTACTACCAGTTGTATGA